From the Pomacea canaliculata isolate SZHN2017 linkage group LG14, ASM307304v1, whole genome shotgun sequence genome, one window contains:
- the LOC112554891 gene encoding uncharacterized protein LOC112554891, whose protein sequence is MVDVKKDMNMSAEKAIEKRILELNASTENRIKDISETLSVRLNESTENRLQDVFQEQSKMSDKVKTVQDEFQQHKQVTEQAVAEGERQLKEDIRNISSDLNKTLDRVYNETSKKFAEAEEKRELVYSVIKHLNFMRADSWGMLVILMGAMEVILYFYICIFLNNRRPRSTDARPSVPVAPPARVDTGDNDTLCIVYFVERDLRQLRRWMNEIIEETRAIQRMRTMNYVIASRDDIRDIPTCRLALVFVNPDERQLILEDDFHMGSTRRDTVQALHHRGAEVILIVYGDPTSRIRVLQDGSLFDPSLTQVTSHPVLKDLNSRNRILSVKESFSAHQKRHLVATIDQIFA, encoded by the exons ATGGTGGATGTCAAAAAGGATATGAACATGTCTGCAGAAAAAGCTATTGAGAAAAGAATTTTGGAGCTGAATGCCTCTACAGAGAATCGAATCAAAGACATTTCAGAAACTCTTAGTGTCCGGCTTAACGAGTCGACTGAGAATCGGCTTCAGGATGTGTTTCAGGAGCAAAGTAAAATGTCTGACAAAGTGAAGACAGTGCAGGATGAGTTCCAACAACACAAGCAGGTGACTGAGCAAGCGGTCGCTGAGGGAGAACGACAGTTGAAAGAAGATATCAGGAATATAAGCAGTGATCTCAACAAAACCTTGGATCGCGTTTACAATGAAACTTCGAAGAAATTCGCAGAAGCTGAGGAAAAACGAGAGTTGGTGTACAGCGTCATAAAACATTTGAACTTCATGAGAGCTG ATAGCTGGGGCATGCTTGTGATCCTCATGGGGGCGATGGAAgttattctgtatttttatatctgCATCTTTCTTAATAATCGAAGGCCAAGATCCACGGATGCAAGACCTTCTGTtccg GTGGCGCCTCCTGCTCGAGTAGACACGGGAGACAACGACACTCTGTGCATCGTTTACTTCGTTGAGCGAGACCTCCGTCAGCTCAGGAGGTGGATGAACGAGATCATCGAAGAAACTCGAGccattcagcgcatgcgcaccaTGAATTATGTGATCGCATCACGTGATGACATCCGGGACATCCCCACGTGTCGATTGGCTCTGGTTTTTGTGAACCCGGATGAACGGCAGCTGATCTTGGAGGATGACTTTCACATGGGAAGCACTCGGCGGGACACAGTGCAGGCACTTCATCATAGGGGAG cggAGGTCATTCTGATCGTGTACGGTGACCCAACGTCCAGGATACGCGTCCTTCAAGATGGAAGCCTCTTCGACCCGTCTCTGACacaagtgacgtcacatcctgtgCTGAAGGACTTGAACTCCAGGAATAGGATACTAAGTGTGAAGGAGTCATTCAGTGCACATCAGAAGCGGCATCTGGTGGCTACTATTGACCAGATTTTTGCCTGA
- the LOC112554844 gene encoding uncharacterized protein LOC112554844, translated as MDEKVVMHREQLVSKCRDYINMICEKCGRKGLGRRPLNIAIVGAQGCGKSSFINSLAASLSQDTWIEYAMTGYRDGVNPVTNYISQYPECCNGDRQMYKTVLLPTLIDIPGPIDNDVDHRRKKFLQLLFYGHVKNSAAATQVYADCDRRWNDLLEKYFMVYSDMKVDRVIFVASAANERLPHSLMKCVMDAARPPPHFRGLKRQIPVYGVLTSLDKVNYTNREQFETNREEFMKALGLHEGRLLCCSNYCDLTDPHKERFRNILPSLDLPILEFFVQVCERKVHTVHDDDKMVDLPTQFRGVWRKLGSTWQPVVFSLALAIFAFILMYIVHAAFFTSEQDMLQERGDNDDQNIRTLSKVLQSTSSFRIAIVTALVTFVIAMRCHFD; from the exons ATGGACGAGAAGGTGGTCATGCATCGAGAGCAGCTGGTTAGCAAGTGCCGAGACTACATCAACATGATCTGTGAAAAATGTGGCCGCAAAGGACTTGGCAGAAGACCCTTAAATATAGCCATCGTGGGGGCACAGG GTTGTGGAAAGTCGTCCTTTATCAACAGTCTGGCTGCAAGTCTGTCCCAGGACACTTGGATCGAGTATGCCATGACTGGCTACCGTGATGGCGTCAATCCAGTCACTAATTATATTTCCCA GTACCCAGAATGCTGCAACGGCGACCGCCAGATGTACAAGACAGTTCTGTTGCCTACCCTCATTGACATACCCGGGCCGATAGATAATGATGTGGATCACAGGAGAAAGAAATTTCTTCAACTTCTTTTTTATGGCCATGTAAAG AATTCAGCCGCCGCCACCCAGGTGTACGCAGACTGCGACAGACGCTGGAACGACCTCCTGGAGAAGTACTTCATGGTATACAGCGACATGAAGGTAGACCGGGTCATCTTTGTGGCCTCAGCAGCCAATGAGAGACTCCCTCACAGTCTGATGAAGTGTGTCATGGACGCCGCCAGACCTCCACCCCACTTTCGGGGTCTCAAACGCC aaattCCTGTCTACGGAGTGCTTACGTCTCTTGACAAAGTCAACTATACGAACAGAGAACAGTTTGAGACAAACAGGGAGGAGTTCATGAAAGCCCTGGGGCTGCACGAGGGTCGACTCCTGTGTTGTAGCAACTACTGTGACCTCACTGACCCCCACAAAGAGAGATTTAGAAACATTCTTCCCTCACTTGACCTGCCGATCCTCGAGTTTTTTGTGCAG GTGTGTGAACGCAAGGTACACACCGTACACGACGATGACAAGATGGTGGACTTGCCTACGCAGTTTCGTGGTGTCTGGCGGAAGTTGGGGTCCACCTGGCAGCCAGTAGTTTTCTCCCTTGCTTTAGCTATCTTTGCTTTCATCCTGATGTATATAGTGCACGCAGCATTCTTCACCTCCGAGCAGGACATGCTACAGGAGCGAGGTGATAACGATGACCAAAATATCCGTACCCTAAGTAAGGTGCTACAGTCAACCTCTTCTTTCCGTATCGCCATAGTCACTGCATTGGTCACCTTCGTCATTGCAATGCGCTGTCACTTTGATTAA